In Pedobacter sp. WC2423, the following are encoded in one genomic region:
- a CDS encoding SusC/RagA family TonB-linked outer membrane protein produces the protein MRLTTVILIATMMQVSAAGFAQKITIAEKNAKIKSVFQKIRKQSGFNFLYTEDQLQHAAPVTIIASHAELRNVLDQIFDQQELSYTIDEKTIIVKDKEKTFFELLTNSLMKRDISGQVLNENGVPLLGATVRISGTSFRMLTDVFGKFNFLNAPDKGKLIVSYVGYRTDTVEIAGRSVFEIKMDPQAMTIETVNIVSTGYQDLPKERATGSFETISKEQLQHSTDPNLIRRLEGITNSMDFRNDLRPANSSNLYAQRSPLAMLTIRGKNTLNDAVSADLNGNYSGQPLVVIDGIASPYSIDKVNPNDVESITVLKDAASASIWGSRAANGVIVVKTKKGAYQRPLRISLNTNVNITEKVDLFYNKTMSVADFVDAQVLKFTKDGIPLPAININSLYGQEYLSPVAELVDAWKFKNTISEADALGQLNAFKQNDIRRDYTKYFLRNAVTQSYALSFDGGSEFFNYRISGGYDKSINNTKNSGLDRKVFTVNMGVEPIKDLEIQAGVSYNLQYNSDQALNNRITGATDPTLYPYSRLADDAGNPLEIPKLYRPGFVTEFEQTYPDQFQSWRYKPLEDINEGYTRMKSQNLNLSLNTTYKIGHGISLQALYNYNSGRNEENTLYRQNSFYMRNLINYFTTSPASVNPMTGDPVTPFIKQVPLGGQYNTVLVKSENQTFRGQVNYDKSWNDKHQLSAIAGLDLTDVSSLQTKDGYYGYDENSLRSNNKLDYAHLLPIIFSEDQLGYNGTYIPNLSLGYLDNHVRTFSWYTNAAYTFNKKYTLSASLRKDISSEFGKQTNQSGTPYYSVGGSWNVANESFYPADFLPVLSLRSTYGYNGNVNPSVLSRAQIVYAIENDPLTGLPYATTQNVAAVTNTKLRPEKTGVLNIGIDFGFKDSRVSGSIQYFTKTTTDLLTNGPLDPSTGYTNLVYNTGDLKGRGIDIAINSLNLKAGNFKWNSNFLFSYNKVKVTKLYTESPDNAASGISGFSYNVGYDLSRVFAYDWAGLDPQTGDPRSYLNGQALPVSGTSNDNYNAIQSASISTLKYFGSAVPVSYGAFRNTFTYGGFSISANIQYKLGYYFRRPQSRVVSYSQLFSITGSIQGDEYAQRWQVPGDEQRTNVPSAVYSSKSTNRDNFYYFSSINVLKADHIRLQEINLSYLFPAGFSRFIKNPRIYANVTNLGILWRANKLGIDPEVFDYPNPRSYSLGFSANF, from the coding sequence ATGCGATTAACCACCGTGATTTTAATAGCAACAATGATGCAGGTTAGCGCCGCCGGCTTTGCGCAAAAAATAACTATCGCAGAAAAGAATGCTAAAATCAAGTCTGTATTTCAGAAAATAAGGAAACAGAGTGGTTTTAATTTTTTGTATACCGAAGATCAGTTACAGCATGCAGCACCAGTAACCATTATTGCCTCGCATGCAGAACTCAGGAATGTACTTGACCAGATCTTTGATCAGCAGGAACTCAGCTACACCATTGACGAAAAAACAATCATCGTTAAAGACAAAGAGAAAACCTTCTTTGAGCTGCTGACTAATTCTTTAATGAAAAGAGATATTTCCGGACAGGTACTCAATGAAAATGGTGTCCCGCTGTTAGGAGCCACGGTACGTATTTCCGGAACCTCTTTCAGGATGCTCACTGATGTTTTTGGAAAGTTTAACTTTCTCAATGCACCCGATAAAGGTAAACTCATTGTTTCTTATGTGGGTTATCGTACTGATACGGTAGAAATTGCAGGAAGAAGTGTCTTTGAAATTAAGATGGATCCGCAGGCAATGACCATAGAGACTGTCAATATAGTCTCTACTGGTTATCAGGATCTGCCTAAGGAAAGGGCTACTGGTTCTTTTGAAACCATCAGTAAGGAACAGTTACAGCACAGTACCGATCCTAACCTGATCCGCAGGCTGGAAGGAATTACCAATTCAATGGATTTCAGGAATGATCTCCGGCCTGCAAACTCCAGTAATCTATATGCACAGCGATCGCCTCTTGCTATGCTGACGATACGTGGGAAAAATACGTTGAATGATGCTGTAAGTGCAGATTTGAATGGAAACTATAGCGGTCAGCCACTGGTTGTTATCGATGGAATTGCTTCGCCATATTCCATTGATAAGGTAAATCCAAACGATGTAGAAAGTATTACTGTATTAAAAGATGCTGCTTCAGCATCAATCTGGGGATCCAGAGCAGCTAATGGTGTTATCGTAGTAAAAACTAAGAAAGGTGCTTATCAAAGGCCGCTCCGGATTTCTTTAAATACCAATGTCAACATCACTGAAAAGGTAGATCTGTTTTATAATAAAACCATGAGTGTTGCTGACTTTGTTGATGCACAGGTGTTGAAATTTACAAAGGATGGCATTCCGCTTCCAGCTATTAATATCAATAGTCTGTATGGCCAGGAATATCTGTCGCCAGTAGCAGAACTGGTAGACGCCTGGAAGTTTAAAAATACAATCAGTGAAGCAGATGCATTGGGTCAGTTAAATGCATTTAAGCAAAATGATATCCGAAGGGATTATACTAAATATTTTCTGCGCAATGCAGTTACACAAAGTTATGCCTTAAGTTTTGACGGAGGATCAGAATTTTTCAACTACCGTATATCCGGCGGATATGATAAGAGTATTAACAATACGAAGAACTCTGGATTGGACAGAAAGGTCTTTACTGTAAATATGGGTGTTGAGCCAATAAAAGATCTGGAAATACAGGCTGGCGTAAGCTATAATTTACAGTATAATAGCGACCAGGCACTTAATAACCGGATTACGGGAGCTACAGATCCAACGCTTTATCCATACAGCCGCCTTGCCGACGACGCCGGGAATCCGCTGGAGATCCCTAAATTATACCGTCCTGGATTTGTGACTGAGTTTGAACAGACCTATCCTGACCAGTTTCAGAGTTGGCGATATAAGCCATTGGAAGATATTAATGAAGGATATACCCGTATGAAAAGTCAGAACTTAAACCTTTCTTTAAATACAACTTATAAAATTGGTCATGGTATCTCACTTCAGGCACTGTATAACTACAATTCTGGCAGAAATGAAGAAAATACGCTATACAGGCAGAACTCATTCTATATGAGAAATCTGATCAATTATTTTACGACTTCTCCCGCTTCTGTAAATCCGATGACTGGTGACCCGGTAACTCCTTTCATTAAGCAAGTACCTCTTGGTGGTCAGTACAACACTGTATTGGTGAAATCTGAGAATCAGACTTTCAGAGGGCAGGTAAACTATGATAAAAGCTGGAACGATAAACACCAGCTTTCTGCGATTGCAGGTTTAGATTTGACAGATGTATCTTCTTTACAGACTAAAGATGGCTATTATGGTTATGATGAGAACTCGCTGCGCAGTAATAACAAACTAGATTATGCACATTTGCTTCCGATTATTTTTTCTGAGGATCAGCTGGGTTATAATGGTACCTATATTCCGAACCTGTCTCTTGGCTATCTTGATAACCACGTACGTACTTTTAGCTGGTATACCAATGCCGCATATACCTTTAACAAGAAATATACACTGTCTGCCAGTTTACGAAAAGATATCTCAAGTGAATTTGGTAAGCAGACTAATCAGAGCGGAACACCTTATTATTCGGTTGGAGGAAGCTGGAATGTGGCTAATGAGTCTTTTTACCCTGCTGATTTCTTGCCTGTGCTGTCACTAAGATCAACTTATGGCTATAACGGAAATGTGAATCCTTCAGTTTTGTCAAGAGCACAGATTGTTTATGCGATCGAAAATGATCCACTCACAGGATTGCCATATGCGACCACGCAGAATGTTGCAGCTGTAACGAATACCAAACTACGCCCTGAAAAAACAGGTGTATTAAATATTGGTATTGATTTTGGTTTCAAGGACTCGCGCGTATCGGGTAGCATACAATATTTTACCAAAACCACTACAGATCTGCTTACAAACGGACCACTTGATCCCAGTACCGGATATACCAACCTGGTTTACAATACTGGTGATTTGAAGGGAAGGGGTATTGATATTGCCATTAACTCACTAAACTTAAAGGCTGGGAATTTTAAATGGAACAGCAATTTTCTGTTCAGTTATAATAAAGTTAAGGTGACAAAATTGTATACTGAATCGCCTGATAATGCAGCAAGTGGGATATCCGGATTTTCTTATAATGTAGGTTATGATCTGTCCAGGGTATTTGCGTACGACTGGGCAGGACTGGACCCGCAAACGGGAGATCCAAGAAGTTATTTAAATGGACAAGCCTTGCCGGTAAGCGGAACAAGCAATGATAATTACAATGCCATTCAAAGCGCTTCGATCTCTACGTTAAAGTATTTCGGTTCGGCAGTACCGGTATCTTATGGGGCGTTCCGTAACACTTTTACTTATGGTGGATTCTCGATTTCTGCCAACATCCAGTATAAACTGGGGTATTATTTTAGAAGACCACAATCAAGGGTGGTAAGTTATAGTCAGCTCTTTTCAATTACAGGTTCTATTCAGGGTGATGAATATGCACAGCGCTGGCAGGTACCGGGAGACGAGCAACGAACCAATGTCCCTTCAGCAGTCTATTCATCAAAGAGTACTAACCGGGACAATTTTTATTATTTTTCCAGTATCAATGTGCTGAAAGCTGACCACATCCGGTTGCAGGAAATTAACCTCTCTTATTTGTTTCCGGCAGGATTTTCACGCTTCATCAAAAATCCCAGGATCTATGCTAATGTGACGAATCTGGGGATCTTGTGGAGGGCAAATAAACTGGGGATAGATCCCGAGGTATTTGACTATCCAAATCCAAGGAGTTATAGTCTTGGATTCTCTGCTAATTTTTAA